In one window of Toxotes jaculatrix isolate fToxJac2 chromosome 10, fToxJac2.pri, whole genome shotgun sequence DNA:
- the LOC121188873 gene encoding protocadherin beta-16-like — translation MVYRGFSMSRFCVVFLVISLHFAHGDVSYSVAEEMKRGSAIGNIAKDLGLGTATLSSRKARIDTDSNNKRYCDINLSTGDLIVSDRIDREGLCGKKATCVLKEEIVLENPLELHRISIRVQDINDNAPQFSEDLISFEIRESAVKGARFLLTEAHDADIGTNAVQRYNLQHNEHFTINVDTEASGRKHSELVLVKELDREQERELKLVLTALDGGSPQRSGTAIIHVTVLDANDNAPVFSQAVYKASLPENSPLDTVVVTVSATDADEGVNGDITYNFDHVSDDHVSLFSLDHKTGEIRVRGSIDYETETSIELRIRAKDGPGLTSYCTVIIDITDVNDNAPAISLKSLTNPIPENVSPGTEVGIINVQDRDSENNRQVRCSIQQNVPFKLVPSIKNYYSLVSTGQLDREVVSDYNITITATDEGSPPLSSSKSVQLSVADINDNPPVFEEKSYSAYVSENNKPGSTLCSVSARDPDWRQNGTLIYSLLSGEVNGAPVSSYVSVNGDTGVIHAVRSFDYEQFRSFKVQVMARDNGSPPLSSNVTVSVFISDVNDNSPQILYPAPEGNSFMTELVPKAAHGGSLVSKVIAVDADSGQNAWLTYHIVKSTDPGLFSIGVHSGEIRTQRDISESDSMKQNLIVAVKDNGQPSLSATCSMYLLISDNLAEVPELKDISYDEKNSKLTSYLIIALVSVSTFFLTFIIIILGVRFCRRRKPRLLFDGAVAIPSAYLPPNYADVDGTGTLRSTYNYDAYLTTGSRTSDFKFVTSYNDNTLPADQTLRKSPTDFADAFGECDASPEVGALFYINIPLSNFSHRRSAVW, via the coding sequence ATGGTGTACAGAGGATTTTCTATGAGTcgcttttgtgttgttttccttgTCATCAGCCTGCATTTCGCGCATGGCGACGTGAGCTACTCTGTTGCAGAGGAGATGAAACGCGGCTCTGCGATTGGAAATATAGCCAAAGATCTCGGCCTCGGGACTGCTACACTTTCCTCGCGTAAAGCTCGCATTGACACAGACAGCAATAACAAGCGCTATTGTGATATTAATCTGAGCACCGGGGATTTGATTGTTTCTGACCGGATCGACAGAGAAGGGCTTTGTGGTAAGAAGGCGACTTGCGTTTTAAAAGAGGAGATTGTTTTGGAAAACCCTTTAGAGCTTCATCGTATCAGTATTCGTGTTCAAGATATAAACGACAACGCCCCACAGTTTAGTGAGGACTTGATTTCGTTTGAAATTAGAGAATCAGCCGTGAAAGGGGCCAGATTCTTACTCACAGAAGCTCATGATGCAGATATCGGTACAAATGCGGTACAGCGCTACAATTTACAACATAATGAGCATTTCACAATTAATGTAGACACAGAGGCTAGTGGGCGGAAACATTCCGAATTGGTTTTGGTAAAAGAGTTAGAccgagaacaagagagagaactAAAATTAGTGCTTACAGCTCTAGATGGTGGTTCTCCACAGAGATCAGGGACTGCAATCATTCACGTCACTGTGCTGGATGCTAATGATAACGCCCCGGTGTTCAGCCAGGCCGTTTATAAAGCCAGTCTGCCTGAAAACTCTCCTTTAGATACTGTAGTGGTCACAGTGAGCGCGACTGATGCAGACGAGGGAGTCAATGGAGATATAACGTACAATTTTGATCATGTATCCGATGATCATGTCTCTTTGTTCTCACTTGATCATAAGACAGGAGAGATAAGAGTCAGGGGCTCTATTGATTATGAGACTGAGACCTCCATTGAACTGCGAATAAGAGCGAAAGACGGACCAGGCCTTACCTCGTATTGTACAGTAATTATTGATATAACAGATGTCAATGACAACGCACCTGCTATCAGTTTGAAATCACTGACTAACCCCATACCTGAGAACGTGTCACCTGGTACAGAGGTGGGCATCATCAACGTGCAGGACAGAGACTCTGAGAATAACAGACAGGTCCGCTGCTCCATTCAGCAAAATGTCCCTTTTAAGTTGGTTCCTTccattaaaaactattattctCTGGTGAGCACAGGACAACTGGACCGTGAAGTGGTGTCTGATTACAACATTACAATCACTGCTACTGACGAGGgctctccacctctgtcctcctctaaaAGTGTCCAGTTATCTGTAGCTGACATCAACGACAACCCACCTGTGTTTGAGGAAAAGTCGTACAGCGCATATGTGAGTGAGAATAACAAACCTGGCTCCACTTTATGTTCCGTTAGTGCTCGAGACCCCGACTGGAGACAAAACGGTACATTGATTTATTCTCTGTTATCTGGTGAGGTGAACGGTGCCCCGGTGTCCTCCTATGTGTCAGTTAACGGAGACACGGGGGTGATCCACGCTGTGAGGTCGTTTGATTATGAACAGTTCAGGAGCTTTAAAGTCCAGGTGATGGCCAGAGACAACGGTTCTCCTCCGCTGAGCAGCAACGTGACCGTCAGTGTGTTCATATCGGATGTGAACGACAACTCTCCTCAGATACTGTACCCCGCCCCGGAGGGCAACTCCTTCATGACCGAGCTGGTCCCCAAAGCTGCACACGGAGGCTCTCTGGTGTCCAAAGTGATAGCGGTGGACGCGGACTCCGGCCAGAACGCCTGGCTGACCTATCATATAGTCAAATCGACTGATCCGGGACTTTTCAGTATTGGTGTCCACAGCGGAGAAATCAGGACACAGCGGGACATTTCTGAATCTGACAGCATGAAACAGAACCTTATTGTGGCAGTGAAAGATAACGGAcagccctctctgtctgccaccTGTTccatgtatttacttatttctgATAACTTGGCTGAGGTGCCAGAGCTGAAGGATATTTCTTATGATGAGAAGAATTCCAAACTGACCTCTTACCTGATCATCGCTCTGGTGTCAGTGTCCACCTTTTTcctgaccttcatcatcatcatcctcggTGTGAGGTTTTGTCGCAGGAGAAAGCCCAGACTGTTGTTTGACGGAGCAGTGGCCATCCCCAGCGCTTATCTCCCTCCTAATTACGCAGACGTTGACGGCACAGGAACTTTACGCAGCACGTACAATTATGACGCCTACCTGACAACAGGTTCTAGAACGAGTGACTTTAAGTTTGTGACGTCATACAATGACAACACACTTCCAGCTGACCAGACTCTGAGGAAAAGTCCAACAGACTTTGCTGATGCATTTGGAGAGTGTGATGCTTCTCCAGAGGTAGGGGCGCTTTTTTATATCAATATACCCCTCTCCAATTTCTCACATCGCCGTTCTGCAGTGTGGTGA